CACCGCTAGTGGGATCGCgacggctcggctcggctcgctCACCGGGCCCGGCCCCCCCCTCGCTCGACGAacccccggccgcccccgccAGACGTACCGCGCCGCGGGCCCTTCACAGAGAGAGGCGCGGCCCGGCACCAAGCGCCGCCATCCAGCCCCTCCCGCCGACCCGCTCGTCGCCGCGGCTCGCCCCGCCCCTTCCGCTCGCGCTAGCCAACCGCTTGAGCGCTTCCTGCGGCCGCACTTCCGCCCCGCCCTCAGCCAATCCCTGCCTCTCTATCGAGAGGAAGCGGAGAGCCGGCAGAGGTGACGTCAGGGAGCGAGGGACGAGCGCGGCGCTGCGATTGGAcgaggcggcggggcgggggcggggcgaGTCGCTAGGGAGACGGCGGGGGGCGTGGCccggcgaggcggggcggggccgggcggtgcGCGGGGCCTCCATCTTAGCGCACAAAGGATCGGCGTCGCCCGCTCGGGGCGGGGGTTGCGCGGCGCGTTCGGCGCGTACGGGGCTGAGGCGGGCGGGTCGGCGGGGACGGAGGTGAGCCGGGTTgcgcggcgggcgcggggccgaGCGGGAGGGTGCGGCGCCGGGTGCCACGCTGCCGGCGGGGCGGTGCTGCGGGCTGAGGCGCGGGGCCGGAGCTCGGCGGGTGGGTGAGGAGCGGCTGTGAGGCGCCGTGCCGCGATCCCCGCGCGTCTCCCCGGCGCCCGACGCGCTCTCCTCCCGTGAGCGCTCTCTGCTTACGCTGCGCTCCCTGCAGCCCGCTCAGCTCCCCCGTCCCGGTGGTACCCGGGCCTCCGCTTCTCCCTCGTTCATCCGCGCTCCCCCGCTGTCAGTGCGAGCCGAGCGGGCTGCGCTCCTCCAGGCGTGTGCGCGCCTTACTGCGCTGTGCGGGAGGGGGGCGTCCCGCCGCCTCTGTCCCCCCTCATCATCCGCTGTCCCGAGGCTCGTCCCGCGCGCTCCCGGTGTGTGCTTCCCATCGCCTGTATGGGCAGGGCGTCATTAATGCGGGCCTTTGCAGGGGTTGCGGCTCTTGGAGGCTCTCTCGGTCGCTGTTTGCTGGCTCAGGCTGCTTTTCACCTCCTCTCTTAGGCCGTCGGTTGCTCTCACGCAGCCGTCCCGCACGTTTCCCATCTGTTCAGGTACAGCGCCAGCTGTGCTTCGGGTGCACTGAGTCACTGCTTTCTGTCAAAGACTTTCGCTTTCTTTTTGGCTGCCTTTGGCCTACAGagtgaagaacttttttttttttttttttgcagccttTCATTACCCGAAGGGAGCCCATGGGCAGGGGGGGTCAGCGCTTTACCAGGGTAGGTAacggcagggctgggggaagtggtttgaagttgaaggcGGGCAGACTGAGGTTgggtgtcagggggaagttcttcactgtgagagtggtgaggtgctggaacagctgcccagagaggctgtggatgccccgtccatccctggaggtgctcaaggccaggttggatggggccctgggcagcctgggctggtatgaaatgaggaagttggtggccctgtgtgtggcggggggttggagcttcgtgatccttggggtcccttccaacctgggccgTTCTGTGAAGAGCAGCACAGGAGTTGAGCGCTGTGCTGTCCTACCCTCTGCCTTCCTAATGCAGTGGCCCTTTATCTCAGCATTACtccattctgtgcttctctggAAGTTTGCCTTTACTTTAAGAATGGGTGTAATGTACCTCAGTGATCTAAGCAACCCACCACCATGTGATGAGCATGGTGATTCGTCCTGGGACACCTACTGGCCTGTTTCTTTTCACACTTCAAGTTTACTCTCACGTCAGTAATTCCCACTGCTGATAATGCATTGTGTTCCAAAACATCCCCGTATCTTTTCAAGTTCTGTGGATGTTTGCTGATGCTCTGCCCAGCTTTGTGCCAGGTCTTTGTGTGTGCTGCTAGCTTTTCTCCTCTGCACGGAGGAGCAGGTTAAAATGCTATCGCCGTGCTGTGAATTGAAGGCAGGCTTGTGTGATGACTTTTGTCTTATTCTGCTCCATTGGCAGTGTGTTGCGTTCAGCATTTTAAgctgtttgcattttgctttgtctcCTGAATGTGTGCTTGCTCAGTAGGCCTTGAATTCATTCCTTGTTTCAGGCCAGCAAAGGCAGATATGGTGCCCTGAGCCCCACTGTCTTCCGAGCGTGTCATTAGGATTCCGTTGTGTCGCTGTTTCCCTTGCATTTCCCCGGGTCCTGATGATATGTTTGGTTGTTCCTTCCTGGTCTGTATGCACTGACTGAAGTTGGTTTGTTGCAGCAACAGCCGTGCCAGCACaatccttttatttcctcttctattCCTTGTTATGTCCTTGAGGTCTGGTACAAATTGCAGTCCCATATGACTCACGGTGTGACTGGCCGGCGTGGTTATCTGCTGCCATCATCAGCCACTGGCGTGGCCAAACTGTGCTTTAGAAGCTTTCCCAGCTTTGCCATGGGAACTCTGTGTACTCAGTGGGTCATTTTGTCCATTCAGGTCGCTTTCTCATGCTCTGGGGTGAAGTGCTGCTCCACGCTTATTAATACGTGTTTGTTAATGGGTGTTCAGCAAGTCACCAGGATCAGTAACGAGGCATCTGTCCTCCTCCTGAGACACCTCTCCCTTAGGAGCTGTAGTTGTAAGCATGCAGAACATTTGCAGCTTCAGGTTCTCTCTTTCCTAAGTCTTCGCTGGCGTAGAAAGCGCCGCACTTCTGCTTTAGGTTTCTGACTACCGTGGTGTCCTGCCAGACAGAAGGAGAAGAACCAAGGCTGGGGGTGTTTGAGGTGAAGTATTAGTGTGGCTTTTTGGATTGCTTGTTTTATGGA
The sequence above is drawn from the Gallus gallus isolate bGalGal1 chromosome 11, bGalGal1.mat.broiler.GRCg7b, whole genome shotgun sequence genome and encodes:
- the LOC124417135 gene encoding glycine-rich RNA-binding protein 10-like; its protein translation is MKGARDERGAAIGRGGGAGAGRVARETAGGVARRGGAGPGGARGLHLSAQRIGVARSGRGLRGAFGAYGAEAGGSAGTEPFITRREPMGRGGQRFTRRLFGISSKSESDRLC